One Glycine max cultivar Williams 82 chromosome 4, Glycine_max_v4.0, whole genome shotgun sequence DNA segment encodes these proteins:
- the LOC100794438 gene encoding zinc-finger homeodomain protein 2 isoform X3: protein MEFDEHEDQEEEEEEEMGFSVAAASYDSLGNAAVRSKMSGGEGVAVTGNSGRKGTLRYRECQKNHAVSIGGQAVDGCCEFLAAGEEGTLEAVICAACNCHRNFHRKEIDGETSPYRQRSQPQPQPLHPQYHHQFSPYYHRAPPPSAAGYLHHHLVTPPVSQHRPLALPPLASGGVFSREEEDMSNPSSSGGGGGFSGGGGGSGSGTKKRFRTKFTQEQKDKMLAFAEELGWRIQKHDEVAVEQFCAETCVKRHVLKVWMHNNKHTLGKKP, encoded by the coding sequence ATGGAATTTGACGAGCACGAGGAccaagaggaagaggaggaagaggaaatgGGATTCTCAGTGGCGGCTGCGAGTTACGACTCGCTGGGAAACGCGGCGGTGAGGTCTAAAATGAGCGGCGGCGAGGGAGTTGCGGTCACCGGGAATTCTGGTCGGAAAGGGACGCTGAGATACAGAGAATGTCAGAAGAACCACGCCGTCAGCATTGGAGGCCAAGCCGTCGACGGCTGCTGCGAGTTTTTGGCCGCCGGGGAGGAAGGTACGCTGGAGGCCGTAATTTGCGCCGCCTGCAACTGCCACCGCAATTTCCACCGCAAGGAGATCGACGGCGAAACCAGCCCTTACCGGCAGCGTTCGCAGCCGCAGCCTCAGCCTCTGCACCCTCAGTACCACCACCAATTCTCCCCTTACTACCACCGCGCCCCACCACCTTCGGCTGCCGGgtacctccaccaccacctgGTAACTCCTCCGGTGTCGCAGCACCGGCCCTTGGCTCTGCCACCGTTAGCTTCCGGAGGAGTGTTCAGTAGGGAGGAAGAAGACATGTCAAACCCCAGTtccagcggcggcggtggcggttttagtggtggtggaggtggtAGCGGGAGTGGAACGAAGAAGAGGTTTAGGACGAAGTTCACGCAGGAGCAGAAGGATAAGATGCTTGCATTTGCGGAGGAGCTAGGGTGGAGAATTCAGAAGCATGACGAAGTTGCTGTGGAACAATTCTGCGCTGAAACTTGCGTCAAGAGACATGTGCTCAAGGTTTGGATGCACAATAACAAACACACTCTTGGTAAGAAACCATAA
- the LOC100794438 gene encoding zinc-finger homeodomain protein 2 isoform X1 codes for MEFDEHEDQEEEEEEEMGFSVAAASYDSLGNAAVRSKMSGGEGVAVTGNSGRKGTLRYRECQKNHAVSIGGQAVDGCCEFLAAGEEGTLEAVICAACNCHRNFHRKEIDGETSPYRQRSQPQPQPLHPQYHHQFSPYYHRAPPPSAAGYLHHHLVTPPVSQHRPLALPPLASGGVFSREEEDMSNPSSSGGGGGFSGGGGGSGSGTKKRFRTKFTQEQKDKMLAFAEELGWRIQKHDEVAVEQFCAETCVKRHVLKVWMHNNKHTLANSEQRSAGNGSNHLNSTTIIENSQLS; via the exons ATGGAATTTGACGAGCACGAGGAccaagaggaagaggaggaagaggaaatgGGATTCTCAGTGGCGGCTGCGAGTTACGACTCGCTGGGAAACGCGGCGGTGAGGTCTAAAATGAGCGGCGGCGAGGGAGTTGCGGTCACCGGGAATTCTGGTCGGAAAGGGACGCTGAGATACAGAGAATGTCAGAAGAACCACGCCGTCAGCATTGGAGGCCAAGCCGTCGACGGCTGCTGCGAGTTTTTGGCCGCCGGGGAGGAAGGTACGCTGGAGGCCGTAATTTGCGCCGCCTGCAACTGCCACCGCAATTTCCACCGCAAGGAGATCGACGGCGAAACCAGCCCTTACCGGCAGCGTTCGCAGCCGCAGCCTCAGCCTCTGCACCCTCAGTACCACCACCAATTCTCCCCTTACTACCACCGCGCCCCACCACCTTCGGCTGCCGGgtacctccaccaccacctgGTAACTCCTCCGGTGTCGCAGCACCGGCCCTTGGCTCTGCCACCGTTAGCTTCCGGAGGAGTGTTCAGTAGGGAGGAAGAAGACATGTCAAACCCCAGTtccagcggcggcggtggcggttttagtggtggtggaggtggtAGCGGGAGTGGAACGAAGAAGAGGTTTAGGACGAAGTTCACGCAGGAGCAGAAGGATAAGATGCTTGCATTTGCGGAGGAGCTAGGGTGGAGAATTCAGAAGCATGACGAAGTTGCTGTGGAACAATTCTGCGCTGAAACTTGCGTCAAGAGACATGTGCTCAAGGTTTGGATGCACAATAACAAACACACTCTTG CTAATTCTGAGCAACGTTCAGCTGGGAATGGATCGAACCACTTGAACAGCACAACAATAATTGAGAATTCTCAATTATCCTAA
- the LOC100799382 gene encoding serine/threonine-protein kinase-like protein At1g28390, which produces MGFGAPCVPSPIPILMGYLSCNAHSSIATCHPHHKPLAATPIRHFPYADIVAAANGFSSDTFLGRGSHGRVYRATLDAGKLLAAVKTTKLVATSTSKNHATKCTGCGNCTSPAENEIEILSQIPSPRLVNLIGFSTDPNGNKLLVVEYMPNGSLHDLLHSVKKPPGWNRRVRFALQVAKAVRELHSSNPPVIHRDVKSSNVLIDQEWNARLGDFGLALRGHVEDVRVKCTPPAGTLGYLDPCYLAPEDLSAKSDVFSFGILLLEIISGRNAIDVNFSPPSVVDWAVPLIKIGDFAGICDRRIGPPPDPAVVRQLAVLAARCVRSTAEKRPSMAEVVECLNLARKRIRASPIWNSLRRRVARVESALPVFDGNDCDGSEEFVRMVNKGGSGSKRNGKVSSVSRVGYGSEASNNNKVMRSKSIGSGSLKGSWVKMQPHQTENEGFGRRKVKLKRSKSMGVLQGSLLIHYGSENDVVIRSGMAKLVVKDKLEKPLVKSR; this is translated from the coding sequence ATGGGTTTTGGCGCCCCATGTGTTCCCTCACCCATCCCAATTCTCATGGGCTACCTCTCTTGCAATGCCCACTCCTCAATCGCCACCTGCCACCCCCACCACAAACCCCTCGCCGCAACACCAATCCGACACTTTCCCTACGCCGACATCGTCGCCGCCGCCAACGGCTTCTCCTCCGACACCTTCCTGGGCCGAGGCAGCCACGGCAGAGTCTACAGAGCCACCCTGGACGCCGGCAAGCTCCTCGCCGCCGTCAAAACGACCAAACTTGTCGCCACCAGCACCTCTAAAAACCACGCCACCAAATGCACCGGCTGCGGCAACTGCACCAGCCCCGCCGAAAACGAGATCGAGATCCTCTCCCAAATCCCCAGCCCCCGCCTCGTCAACCTCATCGGCTTCAGCACCGACCCAAACGGCAACAAATTACTCGTCGTCGAATACATGCCCAACGGCTCGCTCCACGATCTGTTACACTCCGTTAAAAAACCGCCCGGTTGGAACCGTAGGGTCCGGTTCGCGCTTCAGGTCGCAAAAGCGGTTCGCGAACTACACTCTTCCAACCCTCCCGTTATTCACCGTGACGTTAAGTCTTCCAATGTTTTAATCGATCAAGAATGGAACGCCAGGCTCGGTGACTTCGGCTTGGCCTTAAGGGGACACGTGGAGGACGTTCGCGTCAAGTGCACTCCCCCCGCGGGGACCTTAGGGTACCTCGACCCGTGCTACCTTGCGCCGGAGGATCTTAGTGCTAAGAGCGACGTCTTCAGCTTCGGAATCTTGCTCTTGGAAATAATCAGTGGAAGAAACGCTATTGATGTTAACTTTAGCCCTCCGTCTGTGGTGGACTGGGCGGTGCCGTTGATTAAGATCGGCGACTTTGCCGGAATCTGCGACCGCCGAATCGGCCCTCCGCCGGACCCTGCCGTGGTGCGGCAGCTCGCAGTGCTGGCCGCCAGATGCGTGAGGTCGACGGCGGAGAAGCGGCCGTCGATGGCGGAGGTGGTGGAGTGTCTTAATCTGGCGAGGAAGAGGATCCGCGCGTCACCGATTTGGAACAGTCTGCGGCGGCGCGTGGCACGCGTCGAGAGCGCGCTTCCGGTGTTTGACGGCAATGATTGTGATGGGAGTGAGGAATTTGTGAGGATGGTGAATAAAGGTGGGAGTGGGAGTAAGAGGAACGGGAAAGTATCGAGTGTGTCGCGTGTAGGGTATGGGAGTGAGGCctccaataataataaagtgaTGAGGTCAAAGTCCATTGGTTCTGGTTCGTTGAAAGGGAGTTGGGTCAAAATGCAACCGCACCAAACGGAGAATGAAGGGTTTGGGAGAAGGAAGGTGAAGCTAAAAAGGTCAAAGTCTATGGGGGTTTTGCAAGGTTCGCTACTGATACATTATGGCAGCGAGAATGATGTAGTAATTCGTTCGGGAATGGCCAAGTTGGTTGTTAAGGATAAGTTGGAAAAACCGTTAGTGAAATCGCGTTGA
- the LOC100794438 gene encoding zinc-finger homeodomain protein 2 isoform X2 — protein sequence MEFDEHEDQEEEEEEEMGFSVAAASYDSLGNAAVRSKMSGGEGVAVTGNSGRKGTLRYRECQKNHAVSIGGQAVDGCCEFLAAGEEGTLEAVICAACNCHRNFHRKEIDGETSPYRQRSQPQPQPLHPQYHHQFSPYYHRAPPPSAAGYLHHHLVTPPVSQHRPLALPPLASGGVFSREEEDMSNPSSSGGGGGFSGGGGGSGSGTKKRFRTKFTQEQKDKMLAFAEELGWRIQKHDEVAVEQFCAETCVKRHVLKVWMHNNKHTLAGNGSNHLNSTTIIENSQLS from the exons ATGGAATTTGACGAGCACGAGGAccaagaggaagaggaggaagaggaaatgGGATTCTCAGTGGCGGCTGCGAGTTACGACTCGCTGGGAAACGCGGCGGTGAGGTCTAAAATGAGCGGCGGCGAGGGAGTTGCGGTCACCGGGAATTCTGGTCGGAAAGGGACGCTGAGATACAGAGAATGTCAGAAGAACCACGCCGTCAGCATTGGAGGCCAAGCCGTCGACGGCTGCTGCGAGTTTTTGGCCGCCGGGGAGGAAGGTACGCTGGAGGCCGTAATTTGCGCCGCCTGCAACTGCCACCGCAATTTCCACCGCAAGGAGATCGACGGCGAAACCAGCCCTTACCGGCAGCGTTCGCAGCCGCAGCCTCAGCCTCTGCACCCTCAGTACCACCACCAATTCTCCCCTTACTACCACCGCGCCCCACCACCTTCGGCTGCCGGgtacctccaccaccacctgGTAACTCCTCCGGTGTCGCAGCACCGGCCCTTGGCTCTGCCACCGTTAGCTTCCGGAGGAGTGTTCAGTAGGGAGGAAGAAGACATGTCAAACCCCAGTtccagcggcggcggtggcggttttagtggtggtggaggtggtAGCGGGAGTGGAACGAAGAAGAGGTTTAGGACGAAGTTCACGCAGGAGCAGAAGGATAAGATGCTTGCATTTGCGGAGGAGCTAGGGTGGAGAATTCAGAAGCATGACGAAGTTGCTGTGGAACAATTCTGCGCTGAAACTTGCGTCAAGAGACATGTGCTCAAGGTTTGGATGCACAATAACAAACACACTCTTG CTGGGAATGGATCGAACCACTTGAACAGCACAACAATAATTGAGAATTCTCAATTATCCTAA
- the LOC100793917 gene encoding protein ALTERED SEED GERMINATION 2, producing MDSVPFRDGSIHTILDSRYFHSPLDVSHSLHTHSSLIRRLSQETELEGHTGCVNAVAWNSKGSILISGSDDLRINIWSYSGWKLLHSIDTGHTANIFCTKFIPETSDELVASGAGDAGVRLFNLSRLSGSGFSDNAIIAPSAHYQCHTRRVKKLAVENGNPNVVWSASEDGTLRQHDFREGTSCPPAGSSHQECRNILLDLRSGSKRSLADPPKQVLALKSCDISSTRPHLLLVGGSDAFARLYDRRMLPPLSSCWKRMSPPPCVNYFCPMHLSDHGHPSLHLTHVTFSPDGHEVLLSYSGEHVYLMNVNHAGVNEMQYTSGDNSKLMTYSPTINGTEMQPCVSNVFPNGFPIKKNIAAKLDKCRKLIKYAKKSLDNGTPYYGIDACNEVLNGYSHIIGPALKHECLCTRAALLVKRKWKNDAHMVIRDCYAAREIDNSSYKALYYMSEALSQLGRHEDALEFAVASHSLAPSKSEVAERVANVKRDIALAEAEKSSKTNDGASRFDSRGGRILSLSDILYRPGSNGDPPQDGSRLERDDSDYDEELELDFETSISGDEEHDLESNILHGSLNLRIHRRGDSRDNARASGSCESPSSSSQNSRTSYQPEPAVDMKQRFVGHCNIGTDIKQASFLGQRGEYVASGSDDGRWYIWEKRTGRLIKMLNGDESVVNCVQCHPFDFVVATSGIDSTIKIWTPNAPVPSSVAGGSAGPETGDVLVAMESNQQKLSRSHNSILPFLEPFRMQEFPEGPLRLRPFECAQS from the exons ATGGACTCCGTTCCGTTTCGCGATGGCAGCATACACACCATTCTCGACTCCCGATATTTTCACTCTCCGCTG GATGTTAGTCATAGTTTGCACACTCATTCCTCGTTGATTCGGAGGCTTTCTCAAGAAACGGAGTTAGAG GGTCACACTGGCTGTGTCAATGCGGTGGCTTGGAATTCCAAAGGTTCGATACTGATATCCGGATCAGATGATTTACGG ATCAATATTTGGAGCTATTCTGGCTGGAAACTTTTACATTCAATTGACACAGGACATACTGCAAATATATTCTGTACTAAGTTTATACCAGAAACTTCTGATGAGCTTGTAGCCTCTGGAGCTGGAGATGCTGGA gTCCGGTTATTTAATTTGTCTCGCTTAAGTGGGAGTGGATTTAGTGACAATGCCATCATTGCTCCATCTGCACATTACCAATGTCACACTCGAAGAGTCAAGAAATTGGCT GTTGAAAATGGAAACCCCAATGTAGTATGGAGTGCTAGTGAAGATGGGACCCTAAGGCAACATGATTTTCGGGAAGGTACCTCTTGTCCTCCAGCTGGATCTTCGCACCAAGAGTGTCGAAATATTCTT CTTGACTTACGAAGTGGATCTAAAAGGTCACTTGCTGATCCTCCTAAACAAGTCCTTGCTTTAAAATCTTGTGATATTAGTTCAACTAGACCACATTTGCTTCTTGTTGGTGGGAG TGATGCCTTCGCACGCTTATATGATAGAAGGATGCTGCCGCCTCTTAGCTCATGTTGGAAAAGAATGTCTCCACCTCCTTGTGTTAATTATTTCTGTCCAATGCATCTTTCTGATCAT ggaCATCCAAGCTTGCACTTAACTCATGTTACATTCAGTCCTGATGGACACGAGGTTCTCCTCAGCTATAGTGGAGAGCACGTTTACTTGATGAATGTAAATCATG CTGGAGTGAATGAGATGCAATATACTTCAGGAGATAATTCAAAGCTGATGACATACTCTCCAACAATTAATGGGACAGAGATGCAGCCTTGTGTATCTAATGTCTTCCCAAATGGATTTCCTATTAAAAAGAACATCGCTGCAAAg CTTGACAAGTGCaggaaactaataaaatatgctAAGAAATCATTGGACAATGGGACACCCTATTATGGAATTGATGCATGTAATGAGGTTTTGAATGGCTATAGCCATATTATTGGGCCTGCACTGAAACATGAATGCTTGTGTACTCGTGCTGCACTATTGGTCAAG AGGAAGTGGAAAAACGATGCTCATATGGTTATAAGAGACTGCTATGCTGCAAGGGAAATTGATAATTCCTCTTACAAAGCACTATACTATATGTCAGAAGCATTGTCACAG TTGGGTAGACATGAAGATGCTTTGGAGTTTGCTGTTGCTTCCCATTCATTGGCCCCATCCAAATCTGAAGTTGCAGAAAGAGTAGCGAATGTGAAGAGGGACATTGCTTTGG CTGAAGCTGAAAAAAGTAGTAAGACCAATGATGGGGCATCAAGGTTTGATAGTAGGGGTGGACGAATATTATCATTAAGTGACATACTCTATCGTCCTGGGTCTAATGGTGATCCTCCACAAGATGGTTCAAGATTAGAGAGGGATGATTCTGATTATGACGAGGAATTGGAGTTGGACTTTGAAACATCAATATCTGGTGATGAGGAACATGATCTTGAATCAAATATTCTTCATGGAAGTTTAAATCTTAGAATTCATCGGAGAGGTGACTCCAGAGACAATGCTCGTGCAAGTGGCTCATGCGAATCACCTTCATCCTCGTCACAGAACAGTAGAACTTCTTATCAG CCTGAACCAGCTGTTGATATGAAACAGAGATTTGTTGGCCACTGCAATATTGGGACTGACATAAAACAAGCCAGTTTTCTTGGTCAAAGAG GTGAATATGTTGCTAGTGGAAGTGATGATGGCAGATGGTATATTTGGGAAAAGCGTACGGGCAGACTCATAAAAATGCTGAATGGTGATGAATCTG TTGTAAATTGTGTTCAATGCCATccatttgattttgttgttgcaacCAGTGGGATTGATAGCACAATAAAG ATATGGACTCCAAATGCTCCTGTTCCATCTTCTGTAGCTGGTGGTTCAGCAGGACCAGAAACTGGCGATGTGTTGGTTGCTATGGAGAGCAATCAACAAAAACTATCTCGTAGCCATAATTCTATCTT GCCATTTTTGGAACCGTTTAGAATGCAGGAGTTTCCTGAAGGGCCATTACGCTTGCGTCCGTTTGAATGTGCTCAAAGCTAA